A stretch of the bacterium genome encodes the following:
- a CDS encoding Nramp family divalent metal transporter, producing MGRHTKQPAPELVSLSEVHRSVTIPEKTSILRRLFAFAGPAYLVSVGYMDPGNWATDLEGGSRFGYALIWVLLMSNLMAVLLQALSARLGIVTGRDLARACREGYSKPVGFVLWVVCEIAIIACDLAEVIGSAIGLHLLFGIPLLWGVLITAVDVFLLLYFQHLGIRKVEAFILTLVATIGICFLLEMVLAKPDVAGIVSGFVPSITHESLYVAIGILGATVMPHNLYLHSALVQTRAVGGSIANVRQACKYNLIDSVVALNAAFFVNAAILVLAAAVFYENGIEVTEIQQAHELLAPLLGAKVASTAFAIALLASGQSSTLTGTLAGQVVMEGFINLRIRPWLRRMITRSLAIIPAAVTIWIMGDSGSYQLLILSQVVLSMQLPFAVVPLIQFTSDRRLMGDFASKLWVKILAWSAATVIISLNVWLVTGVLRDWIAASPEGLQWTHVLVLAIAVGLGALLLYLVTMPLFKRMLHVDAVAPAFELPEPEHARYQRIAVALEATESDRVLVARAMAMAKDSGAELLLVHVADTMAPRVWSEKAEDREVLADEAYLEHLKVELAQRGISAKPVMGYGNPPDEIVRLLKEEQAELLIIGTHGHRALKDLLLGATATRVRHRVDIPVFMVRVDP from the coding sequence GCGGGACCAGCCTATCTCGTCAGCGTCGGCTATATGGACCCGGGCAACTGGGCCACTGACCTTGAAGGTGGTTCGCGCTTCGGCTACGCGCTGATCTGGGTGCTGCTGATGAGCAATCTGATGGCCGTGCTGCTTCAAGCCCTGTCCGCACGGCTGGGGATCGTCACGGGCCGTGACCTTGCGCGCGCCTGCCGCGAAGGCTATTCAAAGCCGGTCGGCTTTGTGTTGTGGGTTGTCTGCGAAATTGCAATCATCGCCTGCGACTTAGCCGAAGTCATCGGCTCAGCTATCGGATTGCATCTCCTGTTCGGTATTCCGCTCTTATGGGGAGTATTGATTACCGCCGTTGATGTTTTTCTGTTGCTCTACTTTCAGCATCTCGGGATTCGCAAAGTCGAAGCGTTTATCCTGACGCTGGTTGCGACTATCGGCATCTGTTTTCTATTGGAGATGGTTCTGGCCAAACCGGATGTCGCGGGCATCGTCTCCGGCTTCGTACCGAGCATCACACACGAGAGCCTGTATGTAGCCATCGGTATTCTCGGCGCGACGGTCATGCCCCACAATCTGTATCTGCATTCCGCCCTTGTGCAAACGCGCGCGGTCGGCGGCAGCATTGCGAACGTGCGGCAGGCCTGCAAATATAATCTGATTGACTCGGTGGTTGCGCTGAACGCGGCGTTCTTCGTGAATGCGGCGATTCTCGTGCTGGCGGCGGCGGTGTTCTACGAAAACGGCATTGAAGTGACCGAAATTCAGCAGGCACACGAACTGCTCGCGCCTTTGCTTGGAGCAAAAGTCGCCAGCACCGCATTCGCGATTGCCCTACTCGCGAGCGGCCAAAGCTCCACACTCACCGGAACGCTCGCCGGACAGGTGGTTATGGAAGGATTCATCAATCTGCGCATCCGGCCATGGCTGCGCAGAATGATCACGCGTTCGCTGGCGATTATTCCCGCCGCAGTGACTATCTGGATAATGGGAGACTCGGGAAGCTATCAGCTTCTGATTCTTTCGCAGGTCGTGCTCTCGATGCAATTGCCGTTTGCGGTTGTGCCGCTGATTCAATTCACGAGCGACCGCAGGTTAATGGGCGATTTCGCGAGCAAGCTGTGGGTGAAGATACTCGCGTGGAGTGCGGCGACCGTGATTATCAGTTTGAATGTCTGGCTGGTGACCGGTGTGCTGAGAGATTGGATTGCGGCGTCGCCCGAAGGACTGCAGTGGACGCACGTGCTGGTGCTGGCGATTGCGGTGGGACTTGGTGCTTTGCTGCTGTATCTGGTGACTATGCCGCTGTTCAAGCGGATGTTGCACGTGGATGCTGTCGCACCGGCGTTTGAACTGCCGGAGCCTGAACACGCACGTTACCAGCGTATCGCTGTGGCGTTGGAAGCAACAGAGAGCGACCGTGTGCTCGTGGCACGTGCGATGGCAATGGCCAAAGACAGCGGCGCGGAACTTCTGCTCGTGCACGTCGCCGACACGATGGCGCCGCGTGTCTGGAGTGAGAAAGCAGAAGACCGTGAAGTGCTTGCCGACGAAGCGTATCTCGAACACCTGAAAGTTGAACTCGCGCAGCGCGGAATCAGTGCGAAGCCGGTGATGGGTTACGGCAATCCGCCGGACGAAATCGTGCGGCTGCTCAAGGAAGAGCAGGCGGAACTGCTCATCATCGGAACGCACGGCCACCGCGCACTGAAAGACCTCCTGCTCGGCGCGACCGCCACCCGCGTGCGGCACCGTGTGGATATTCCGGTGTTCATGGTGCGCGTAGACCCGTAG